Proteins encoded together in one Phyllostomus discolor isolate MPI-MPIP mPhyDis1 chromosome 6, mPhyDis1.pri.v3, whole genome shotgun sequence window:
- the KCNS3 gene encoding potassium voltage-gated channel subfamily S member 3 yields the protein MVFGEFFHRPGQDEELVNLNVGGFKQSVDQSTLLRFPHTRLGKLLTCHSEEAILELCDDYSVADKEYYFDRNPSLFRYVLNFYYTGKLHVMEELCVFSFCQEIEYWGINELFLDSCCSNRYQERKDENHEKDWDQKSNDVSTDSSFEESSLFEKELEKFDTLRFGQLRKKIWIRMENPAYCLSAKLIAISSLSVVLASIVAMCVHSMSEFQNKDGEVDDPVLEGVEIVCIAWFTGELAIRLVAAPCQKKFWKNPLNIIDFVSIIPFYATLAVDTKEDESEDIENMGKVVQILRLMRIFRILKLARHSVGLRSLGATLRHSYHEVGLLLLFLSVGISIFSVLIYSVEKDDHTSSLTSIPICWWWATISMTTVGYGDTHPVTLAGKLIASTCIICGILVVALPITIIFNKFSKYYQKQKDIDVDQGGEEPPEKCHELPYFNIRDIYAQRMHAFITSLSSVGIVMGDPDSTDASSIEDNEDVYDTASLENCTAK from the coding sequence ATGGTGTTTGGTGAGTTTTTCCATCGCCCTGGACAAGACGAGGAACTCGTCAACTTGAACGTGGGGGGCTTTAAGCAGTCCGTCGACCAAAGCACCCTCCTGCGGTTCCCACACACCAGGCTCGGCAAGCTGCTCACCTGCCACTCGGAAGAGGCCATCCTGGAGCTGTGTGATGACTACAGTGTGGCCGACAAAGAGTACTACTTTGACCGGAACCCCTCCCTGTTCAGATACGTGTTGAATTTTTACTACACGGGGAAGCTGCACGTCATGGAGGAGCTGTGCGTGTTCTCGTTCTGCCAGGAGATCGAGTACTGGGGCATCAACGAGCTCTTCCTCGACTCCTGCTGCAGCAATCGCTACCAGGAACGCAAGGATGAGAACCACGAGAAGGACTGGGACCAGAAAAGCAACGACGTGAGCACCGACTCCTCCTTCGAAGAGTCCTCTCTGTTCGAGAAGGAGCTGGAGAAGTTTGACACTCTGCGGTTCGGTCAGCTCCGGAAGAAGATCTGGATTCGGATGGAAAACCCGGCCTACTGCCTCTCCGCCAAGCTCATCGCCATCTCCTCCCTGAGCGTGGTGCTGGCCTCCATCGTGGCCATGTGTGTCCACAGCATGTCGGAGTTCCAGAACAAGGACGGGGAGGTGGATGACCCCGTGCTGGAGGGGGTGGAGATCGTGTGCATTGCTTGGTTCACCGGTGAGCTTGCCATCCGCCTGGTGGCCGCTCCCTGTCAAAAGAAATTCTGGAAAAACCCCCTGAACATAATCGACTTCGTCTCCATTATTCCCTTCTATGCCACGTTGGCTGTAGACACCAAGGAGGACGAGAGTGAGGACATCGAGAACATGGGCAAGGTGGTGCAGATCCTCCGGCTGATGAGGATTTTCCGGATTCTCAAGCTTGCCCGGCACTCAGTCGGACTTCGGTCCCTGGGTGCCACACTGAGGCACAGCTACCATGAAGTTgggctgctgcttctcttcctgtCTGTGGGCATCTCCATCTTTTCTGTGCTCATCTACTCGGTGGAGAAAGATGACCACACGTCCAGCCTCACCAGCATCCCCATCTGCTGGTGGTGGGCCACCATCAGCATGACAACTGTGGGCTATGGAGACACCCACCCGGTCACCTTGGCTGGGAAGCTCATCGCCAGCACATGCATCATCTGTGGCATCTTGGTGGTGGCCCTTCCCATCACCATTATCTTCAACAAGTTCTCCAAGTACTACCAGAAGCAGAAGGACATCGATGTGGACCAGGGCGGCGAGGAGCCCCCAGAGAAGTGTCACGAACTACCTTACTTTAACATTAGGGATATCTATGCACAGCGGATGCACGCCTTCATTACCAGCCTGTCTTCCGTGGGCATTGTGATGGGCGATCCCGACTCCACGGACGCCTCAAGCATCGAAGACAACGAGGACGTTTATGACACggcctccttggagaactgcACAGCCAAGTGA